Sequence from the Xenorhabdus nematophila ATCC 19061 genome:
CGGTCGATGAATGGAGAAATAGCACAGTGTGAAGATTTTTTATCTAAACACATTGAACAGTTGAAATCTGAACTCCAATGGGGTTATTCATCGACTTATCGTTATCAGGCAAAATATAATATCCATCCGACTTACGCCCAGAAATTATTTGAGACAGAAAAATTAACGGGTGACGATCGGATTGAAATTCTCCGTAAAATTGCTTTACATGATAATCCGAAGAAATTTGATATCAATATTCTCAATCTCTATATGTAATTTAATGAGATGAAATGGAAAAATCACCCTTAACAGAACCGTTGCTAATAAATTTAGTCATGGGTAAGAAATTGGTGTTCTTTGATTGTGATGGCGTATTGATTGATTCAAATAACATTAAACTCGCTGCGGTATCTGATGCTTTATATGATTTACCCCAGTCTATATTAATGCGCTGTTTACAAAATTTTAAAATGAATTTCGGTCGCTCGCGAATTTGGCATTTCGAGGTGTTTTATAGAATTGCCAATCCTAGTGGCGTAGCAGAACATCATTTTATTCATGATCGTATCCAGCGATATGAAACATATCTCAAAGAACATTATATTTTGTCTTTAGCCGTTAACGGAGCAAAGCCATTATTGGAAAAACTGACTTCTGCCGGAATAACCTGTTTGGTTATCAGTGGAGGTAAAGAAACAGAGATTAAAGCTATCCTGAATCGGATCGGACTGAGTCATTATTTTAAGCAGATTGTAGGTTCGCCAGTGGTAAAAGAGCAGGCTATCAGCACATTTTTGACTCAATACCAGTGCACACCAGAACAAACGGTATTTTTTGGTGATGCTCAGGCGGATGCTCAAGCGGCGATGGCTTGCCAAGTACCATTCCTATTTGTCCGCCAGCATGCTTTAGTTGAAAGCTCGGTTATTCATGCTCATTGGCCGACCTATCTTTGGGGCGGAGAAATAACCGATTTAACACCAAAACAAACGGTGACGCTCTTTCCCTGTATCCACTCAAATTTCGATTAGATTCGAATAAAAAGGTGAAGTACATGAGTAGCAATGAAACAAATGGTGCAGAGACGGATGGCACTGAAATAAACGGCATTAAAAAATTATTGAAAATCGCTATTACGGGAGTATCACGCGGTTTGGGTCAAATGCTGAGTTACGCCTTAGTGGCAAAGGGACATCAGGTATTTGGCTGTACTCCCTCAGCCGATATGGCATCAGAAACACCCGATGGTTTTGTACTGATTGAGGCATCGGTCACTGAACCCAATGAAATGAAAAAATTTGCCACCCAAGCGAATGCGGGTCAAGCCGTCGATATTATTATCGCAAATGCCGGTGTGATTCATGAACGCTTGCCCGCTTGGGAAATTCCCATAAAAGAATGGGCGCGAGTGATGGATGTCAATCTATTGGGAGTTGTCAATACAGCCCAGGCATTCTTACCTGCTATGCTTGAGCGCAACGAGGGAGTGTTTATTGCGATTAGCTCTGGCTGGGGACGTTCACCTTCTTGGGGATTGGGGCCGTATTGTGCCAGCAAGTTTGCGGTAGAAGGCATGGTGGGTTCCCTGAATGATGATTTACCTGTTGGTGTACGCGCAATCGCACTTGATCCTGGCAATGGTATTAACACTCAGATGCTTTCAGTGTGTTTACCCGATGAGCATCAAAACTATATTTCTCCCAAAGAATGGGCGGAATATGCCTCGGATTACATCATCAACAAAATTTATCAAGGAGATGTAGCCGGTAGTGCAACGGTTTCTCATCCAGGTTTATAACTGATATAAGGAAAATTAACATTATGTCAATGTTCAACGACTTGAAAGGTAAGCGGGTTGTCGTGACAGGAGGTGGCCGTGATTTTGGGCAAGCCATTTCTGTCTGGCTGGCGCGTGAAGGTGCTCATGTTGATCTCTGTGCCCGCCAATTAGCCAGTGCCGAAGCCACTTGTGACATCATTCGTAGTGAAGGGGGGATAGCAAGAAGTTATCAATGTGATATCAGTGATGCGCAATCGGTGAAGGTTTTTGCTGAGCAATTGCAGCAAGATAACCAGCCTGTCGATATCCTGATCCTGAGTGCAGCTCAATGGCTGGAAGGTTATCTGAGCGATGAAGACAGCGATGCCGATATTATCAGCACCATGAACTCGGGGGCGACGGGCTCCATGCTATTGACTAAAGCGTTATTACCGAGCCTGCGTGAATCACAAAGTGCTGATATTATTGCCATGGTATCAGTCTGTGGCATTTCTCACTTTACGCAATCTGTCGCTCATCCCGTATTTTTTGCTGTCAAACATGCCATGAGTGGTTTTTGCCAGACGATTTCTCACCAATTAAGTAAAGACAATATTCGGGTAACCGGCATTTATCCTCCAGATTTTGAAGTCAATGGCTTTGATGAAGTGCTGGATGATCATAAAACAATGGGGCAACAATTGCTGAATGGTCGCTCAATCTGGGAAACCATACGGTTTGTGCTTTTTCAACCCCGTAGCTGCCATATCAGTGAAATTTACTTCCAGGGTCCAACTCGTGAGGACCTGGAATAATGAACGGCAATTTTGCCGGCGGGTACTCTGCACCCGATTTCATTCTGGCACGGAATGACAGTGAGTTAGTGTCAGCCATGCCGCAAAATATGGCGGCAGGGTATTTTCGTACTGATCTCATGCCAGAAGTCTTTTATCACAAATGCGCTCAATATACGGCTATCAAAACGCTGGCGCCTGAGCTGGTCTTTAATGGCCGGAGTGTCAACACGCTGACTGAATTACCTCGAAAAGTTGTTAAGCCTATGGTGATTAGGCCTGCATTTTCACCTCAATCAAAAGGTTCTGCTTTGATTGTTGGAGGAAATGATAGACCCAGTATGGACGACGTTATCCAACAATTGCGTCATTATTCAGGACCGTTCCAACTGCATGATTATGAAGAAGGGCAACCCCTCTTTATTAACGGCATATTATCAATAGGCACGCTGATTATCAGTGATATGTGGCGCTGCATTACGTTGCCTATCGGATATCGAGATATTCTGACAGCCGTTATCAATCTATCGGAAAAAGCGCTGCCGGAGGGATTACCTCAACAATTGGCCGAATTGGCAATTGGGATGGGAATGCTGGCTGGCCCATTGCATATAGAATTAGTGTTAACCGCAGACGGGCCAAAAATTGTTAAGTTGACACCAAGATTGGCCAGTTCCCCCTTGCCTGATCTTTGCCACTTTGGTGGTTGGCAAAGTCAACAACAGCTTTGGCAAACGAAATCTTGCAACATACAACATAAGTCGCTGATAGGTTACGTCGCTGATTATTCGTTTATCTTTTTACAGGCTGGGCGTGTGAAACAATTCTTCTTTGAAAAGGAAATCAAGGCATTGAGCAGTTTTAGTTATTATTTTATGTCACCGAAAATAGGGCAGGATGTGCAAATGACTATTGATGGTGATACTTATGGATGCACATTATTTTTACGTAACAATTCACTGGAAATATTAGAAAGTGAAATTGCTTATTTAACAACATTAAATCTTAAGGGTGCTTTCCATATTGAGTCAATTAAATAATCAGTAATTCAACGAAATAAAAATTTAATTTCCTTTTAAGGAGGCCATAAATATTTATGGCTTCCTTACGGTCACTTATGCTCAAAATAAAATATTGAAGGTTGACGATGAATTTTAATAATAATCTTATAGACAGCCCCGACGAAAATAAAGTTTATGATGTTATCGGGATCGGGTTTGGCCCGTCTAATATTGCGCTTGCCATTGCATTACGTGAAATAGCCCCTCATATGAATGTCGCTTTTATTGAAAGTAAAAATCACTTTAGTTGGCATTCAGGTATGTTATTTGAGAACACCACTATGCAGGTTTCTTTTCTAAAGGATTTAGTGAGTTTTAGAAATCCACGCAGTCATTTTACATTTATCAATTATCTATATGAGAAAAAACGACTGGCGGCATTTTCTAATAAAAAGGGTTTTTTCCCCAGTCGAATCGAGTTTAATGATTATTTTAAATGGTGTGCAGAAAAGTTTTCAGAGCAGGTTTATTACGGCAATAAGGTTATCCGTATTACACGGAGAAACCAGATTGAAGAAGGGCACCCATTACTTGAAGTCCAGTTACAGGTGGGGACAGAGGAAAAAACGATTTTGACCAAAGCGCTGATTCATTCTGCCGGATTACAGCCGGTTATGCCGGAAGGTGTTATCCCATCAGAACAAGCGACACATGTGCATCAATTGATCGAACAAATCAAAAAATCACCCCCAACGGAAAATTCACATTATGTCGTTGTAGGGGGTGGTCAAAGCGCTGCAGAGGCAGTGGAATTTCTGTTAGATCAACATCCGTCAATTAAAGTCACGGCGATTGTTTCCCGCTTTGGTTATACTCCCGCCGATGATAGCCCATTTGTGAATGAAATCTTTGACCCAAATGTGGTTGATGATTTCTATTCAGCACCCTATCAAGTGCGCCAAAACATTCTGAATTTACATGCTTCGACAAACTATGCTGCTGTCGATCTTGATCTTGTTGAGAGCCTTTATCGTGGCTGGTACGAAGAGCAGGTTACAGGTAAGCATCGTTTGAGCATTGAACGCCTGAGCCGTTTTCAATCGGTACAAAAACAGGGTGAACGTTTACAGGTAACTTTTTCCCATCAGCTCAACGGTCAACTTCATCATTTCCAGTGTGATCATTTAGTTTTTGCCACCGGTTTTACGCCCCGTAATATCAACCATTTGTTGGATGAAAACCTGAAATCTTGCCTGCGTTATGAAGAGGGTTTACCTATGCTTTCCCGCCATTACCAGCTTTTGTGCCATGAAGAGCCGGCACCATTGCTGTATTCCGTTGGGATATCCGAAAACACACATGGTTTGACCGCGACCTTAATCTCCAATATGGCGATTCGCGCCGGTGAAATTGTAGAAGATTTATTAGCAGAATTCAGCGGGAGGCACTATGACCAGGCAGTTTGAATTTGATTGCATTATTGTTGGTGCAGGTATTATTGGCGCAACGTGTTTCCATCAATTTACCGCAGCTGGCAAACGTTGCCTTCTTTTGGAACAAAGGCAATTAAATGCGGGTATTACTGGCGCATCAGGTTGTATTGTACGCGTATCGCACCGCACGAATGAAGCTATCGACGCTGCTGCATTGGGTTTCCATTTCTATCAGAAATTATCGCATGACTCTGCGGGATATGTTTCTTTTAGCCGTAAGGGTTATTTGCATTTTGCCGATGAAGAAACATTACTGCGAATACATGAGCGGCTGCTGCATAACGGTATTCGGGTGGAAATACTGACTCAGGCATCATTACGTCATCAATATCCCCATTTCCCGGTCATCGCGACATCTGCAATCTATGAACCTGATTCTGGTTATATGGATGCCAAACCCACATTGGAATTTCTGGTGCAATCAGCAGTAGTACGGGGTGGGAAATATCTTGATGCCGTTGAATTACAACAATTATTATGGGATCAGGAAACTCATCACGTTAATGGTGTGATGACATCAATGGGTGAGTTTTATGCGCCAAATATCGTGTTGGCAATGGGAAATGCGACGACTGCATTTTTGCAGCAGCATTTCAGTGATGACTGTGGAATGTGGAACCAATTAATTCAGGTAACCCGTTTCACGCACGATGTTCCTTTGTCCGGGTCCCCCTGTTTTATTGATGATTTGAACGAGTTAAATGGTCGTTGGTGCCCTGTGACTGGCGGATTTTTTGCTGGTTATCCAACAGGCTTGTGTGTGCCTTCAAACGATTCCTATCGAGCCGTCGATAAGTCCCATGCTTTGTTTACTCAACAACGGGCACAACAGCGTTTTCCTTGGCTCAAGGGGGCCTCCATTAACGGCGCGCTATGTCACAGTGATTGTTACAGTCAACAATCAATTGGCGTTATAGGTGAGCAAGCCTCGTTACCCAAAGGCATATTCGTTGCCTCTGGATTCAGTGGTGGCGGCTTCAAGATGGCGCCATATGTAGCAGTCACACTTTTGCAGTCAATCACGGGTTTACAGGAAATCACCACTCAACCATCTTCTTCTGCAAGGGCGGTTATCACACAGGAATTATCTTCATGAAAAAAATAAATATCTTTTCTCCGTCTGTCTTATCTTACAACGTTGCCAGCCGCCCGGTTGAACTGGTGGGGACAAATGCCAGCCTAATGGGGTGTTCATTGGCACCGAGGCAGGAAAGTTCGGCACATAACCATTTCGAAAATGAAATATTTATTTTTACCGCAGGTAAAGGTGTGGTGAAGACAGGCCATGAGTCGGTAAATGTGCAGGCAGGTGATGCAGTATTGTGTCAACGATTTGAAAATCACATCATAGTTAACACCAGTGAAGAAGACAGTTTACAGTTCCATTCTATTTATTGGGATGTCGGTGACATCAATGCATTTGTCACTGACACGTCTGCACCCTCCGGGCAAAGAAATACGCTGATTTTTTCTACACCGCCGACGCCAAATGGCGATTTGCACTTGGGCCATCTCTCAGGGCCTTATCTGGCCGGAGATGTTTTGAAGCGTGTGTTATTGCAGTCTGGCACATCTGTGCATCACGGCACAGGTCGTGACGACAATCAAACTTATGTCGTCACCAGTGCAGCTAAGGAGCAGCGCCAGCCGACGGAAAGCGCAGATTTCTATGCTTCAGCCATTAATGAAACCTGGCAGGGATTCGGAATCGATTTCGATCTGTTTATTACGCCAGATAATCAGGGTGAATATGCTGATTTTGTCCATCATTATATTGAACTGCTTTATAAGAAGGATTTTATTTACGAAAAAGAAACAACGGCTTATGTGGATCATCATGGCAATACCCTGCATGAAGCCTATATTCATGGGTTATGTCCATATTGTGAGGAAAGCAGTGATGGTAATGCCTGTGAAGCATGCGGCAGACCGAATGAGTGTACGGATCTGAAACAACCTCAAGTAAAAGCCGATGGCAACCAACCGCTATCCAGAAAAGAATTTCGCCTCTATTTCCGTTTATCTGCCTTTGCTCATCAACTGGCACAATATGTCCAGACTGCAAATATGCCAGCGCATGTCCATCAATTGTGCCATGATATGTTATCGCAGCAGCTACCGGATATTTGCATCAGCCACGCCAGCCATTGGGGAATTAAACACCGTCTGCCTAATTATGAACAGCAAGTTGTGTATGTATGGTTTGAAATGGCAATGGGGTATCTGTGGGCGGCCAGCGAGTACCCGACATCAAGGGGAAATAATCGAATGGAAAAAGCCGCTGATGTGTATTCAGGCGATACCAATATCGTGCATTGCTACGGGTTTGATAATGCTTATTATCACACCCTGCTGTTTCCTGCCATCTATTTCGCATTGGGATTAACTCCGCCACAAACACATATCGTCAATGAATTGCTCGATCTGGAAGGAAGTAAATTTTCTACCAGCCGGCGCCATCTGATTTGGGGGAAAGATTTCCTGAAATTGGCTGGCGCAGATTATGCAAGAATGGCGTTGATATTGATGAGACCTGAAGGGATACGGGAAAACTTTTCTGTTGAAAGGGTAGCTGCAACCATGAATGCTTTGTTTCCGCAACGTTTATCTCACTGGTTATCCTCGTTGCAAGAGTGTGTGATGCGATATGGCGGCAAGATCCCGGAATCAGGTGCTTGGCTGGCGGATCAAAAGAACCACTACTATGAGTTATTACACGTCATGACGAGCTATCAACATTTCAGCCAAACAGAAAACTTTTCACCGCGCCGAATGGCAGAACACGTTACCAAATTGATTGATATGGCCTACCGCTTCAATGCTTCCCAGCGCCATTTATTTCCCCGAAATTCTAATGCCTTATCCAATTATGCCCGCACAGCGCTGGCTCTGGATGTTTTAGCGGCACGTATGCTGGTGTACGCATTAAAACCGTTGATGCCAGCTCTGAGTGCTGACATTGCAGCCTTATTGAGAATCAATGCAACAGAAGAAACGTGGCAACAGGCAACGACATTTTTGGCGTCACAACACATGATCCAGCCACATAAGATTATGTTACCCGAGTTGTCTGCAACGGGGTTGGGGCAACTTATGCCACAGTAAATTGTGTCAGTAAGACAGAGAACAACATCATGAGTACAGCAGGTTTGATTGGCATGGTTGGCCCATTGAGTGGACCTCGTTCAGCCTACGGTGAATTGTTACGGCAAAGTGCCAGGGGGTCATCATTATCCATGCTCTGGCGGGATGATGCTGCAAATCCTGAACAAGCTTGTATTGTTGCGCAGGCATTCATTGATAGCGGGGTACAGGCAGTCATCGGTCATTTCAACAGCGAATGTGCCCGAGTTGCGGGCAGGCTTTATCAGTCTGCCGGTATTCCTTTGTTATTGCCTGCCGCCACTGCGTCCGATCTATGTTCAACAGTCAGTGCCTATCGATTATGTGCTTCAGAACGGCAACAAATTACTGCCATTGTGAAATACCTGCAACAGCATCAATGGGTATTGAATGAATTGTGGTCTGATGGCACGGTCTACGGTAACAGGTTGGTAGCTGCGTTGGCTGCGAGCGTTTCCCGACACTCGCCAGACAAAATATCCGCAGTGGGTCTGATGGGAGCCCATCACGCGATAGCAAAAGAAATTCAACGTCGTAACCAATCAGGTACGTGTTATTTAGTACCTGATGATTGCGTCATTGAGGAATTTGACCAGTTGCTGCAAGGAAGTGGCGTAACAACACTGTGCCCGCATGCCACACCGGATTTTGGTTCTTGTGTCCGTTTGGCACTGCAATTAATCAGTGAAGCGATAGATAAAGGGAAAAATATCGGCGAATTTCTGCACCAACATCACGATTTCGAACAAAGGCAGTACCGACACGCGGGATTTAGCTTGATCTCCCGTCATTATGGCTAAGGCAGTAACATATTTGGGAAAATATTATGTCACAACTTTTAAATCATCCTATTTCAACCCATCCCTATTCACTGAATTATTTACCCAATATTGGTGGCGACAATATCGTACATGCCGACATTGATACTATGCTGGGCGTATTACGTCAGATGTTGACGACTGAGCGCCCCGCTGTGGCAGCACCAGACAATATACAGAAATTAACGCAGCAAATAGAGCATACGGTTGGTGAAACGATTACAGCTGACGGCATCGGCATCGACTCGGCTTTAAAGATTTTTGTCTCTTTGTTGGCCAAACAAGGCGTACCTTCGGATCACGCGAACTATCTTGCTTACATCGGTGCCTCTCCTACACCCAGCGCAGTTCTGATGGACAGTCTGCTATCCGCCACGGGAATGGTTGGTTCGGGGTGGATAGCTGGTGCAGGTTTAATCTGGGCAGAAAATCAGGTACTAAGATGGTTGGCTGATTTGGTTGGGTTGTCTGAGCAGGCAGGAGGGTGTTTCGTCACAGGTGGAACGGCAGGAAACCTGTCTGCTTTGGTGGCAGCTCGTCACCGATTCCGGCAACGTTTCCCGCAATATAAACAGAGCTTGCTCTTAGTTGCCGAATCGGCTCATTCGTCAATTGCCAACTGTGCCGCTTTGTTAGATCTGACGATGATCAATGTTGCCTGTAACGATGAAGGACGTGTGACAGCAGCAGCGTTGAGTGCACAATTGGCGTTATTAGCAGCGGAAGGGAAATTAGACAATATCGTTGCCATTGTGGCTACTGCCGGAGCGACTAATAGTGGTCAGATCGATGATCTGGAAGGCATTGGTGTCATTGCACAGCAACGGGGTATTTGGTTCCATGTGGATGCAGCCTATGGCGGTGCTTTCCTTTGCGTGCCGGAGATGCAATATCGTTTCAACGGTATTGCGCTGGCTGACTCAGTGATTATTGATCCCCATAAGGGCTTGTTTGCCCCTTACGATTGTTGCGCTCTGTTATATGCACATCCGATGGGTGTCATGCCCGCTTTTGTTCAAAATGCCAGCTATCTGGATCAGGTTAATACATCTCATGAATGGAATCCGATGCATTACGCTTTTCATCTGACGAGACGTGCCAGAGGTGTGCCTCTATGGTTTTCATTGGCAATATATGGCCGTGATGCCTATACCCGCAGTCTGGCTCGTATCCTTGAGATAACGGACACTTTACGGCAACGCATTGCTCAACATCCTGAATTGCTCTTAATAGACGCTTCATCTCTGAGCATTATTTTATTTAAACGACGTAGTTGGCAACCGCAACACTATTCTTCATGGTCAGAATATTGTCTGGAAAAAGGTATCGCGTTTATTGTGCCTTCTCAATGGCAGGGGGAATCCGTTATTCGGCTATGTATCATGAGTACTCGGTTGGAAAACGCCCAGATAGATATCTTATTGGAAAGTTTGGCGACTTATCCGGGTTGAAGATTTTTCTCACTCAATTCGTCACTAAAATAAAATTTGTTAAATTCAGGGTATTACATTTGTAATCTTGAGGTTTGATGGAATGGAAAAAGTGTACCGCTGGGAAAAAGAAGAATTTGTCATTACGACAGACAAAAACATGCTGGATATTTCCACTATTCATCAATTTTTGACTCAATCTCATTGGGCTAAGGGTATCAATCAAGAAGTCATTTGTCGTTCAATTGAACACAGCCTGACATTTGGCTTATTTCATCATACTCGCCAAGTGGGTTTTGCCCGTTTTATTACTGATTTCACGACGTTTGGCTATTTTTGTGATATTTTTATTCTTGATAGTTATCAGGGTCTAGGACTTGGTCGCTGGTTAATGACATGTTGTATGCAGCACCCTCTGATGTCCCAATTACGCCGTATTATGTTGGTGACAACTTATGCTTCGTGGTTGTATGAGAAGGTAGGTTATTTGCCTATTAATAAAGAAAACTTTGTTTGGGAGATCGTAAATCCTAATATTTATCAATAAATAAATTCGGTCTTAATCAATCTTCATATTGGAGTAAAAGAGTGAATATTTACTTTTCCATTATATACAGGATGTTAAGCAATAACCATTTATTTTAGCAATTTCGGCGTAAACCCTCGCCCGATGAGGGCGGGGATATAAGCAAATGAACATGATCTTGTTCGCCGTCCATTTCAATAAGCTGACACTCCAATTTTACGCAAGCAGATTCAAACGCCTCTTTCAACTGCTCAATCATTACACCCGTAAAAATCTTTCTTCGATATTTCGTTGTGAACACCAGATGTACAACTAGTTTGCTCACACTATGCCTTTTTCTGAGGTAGTCTTGAAACAGTTCTTTATTGTGCGCGTTCACTTTACAAACCCTGTTTAAGTCAATAATATAAAGCCATTATACAGGTGAGCACTGAAATGTTAAGAGCAACAAAAGTACGCATTTATCCAACACAAGAACAAGCAGACTTTTTAATGGCTCAGTTTGGTGCTGTGCGTTTTGCGTATAACAAAGCTTTACATTTAAAGTCCCATATGTACCGCAAGCAGGGTGTCACACTGAACCCTAAGAAAGACATAAAACCACTACTTGCGGCGGCCAAGAAATCACGGAAATATCAATGGTTGAAGCAATACGATTCAATTGCTTTACAACAGTCCGTAATCAATCTTCACCAAGCTTTTGATCACTTTTTTAACCCAAAGTTGAAAGCCAAGTACCCACAATTCAAACGTAGACACGGCAAGCAATCGAGTTACCACTGTGTGGGCGTAAAGGTGTTTGATAGTGCAATCAAACTCCCGAAGATACAGCCTGTTAAGGCAAATATTCACCGTGAGATCAGTGGCGTAGTAAAAAGCATCACAGTCAGTTTGAGTAAAACAGGTAAATTTTACGCATCAATTCTTGTTGATGATGGAGTAGAAGCGCCTGATTTACCTCACACTGTAAGCAAGGTAACAGGTCTCGATCTCGGTCTGTCCCACTTTGCCATTGAATCTAATGGCAGAAAGACAGCCAATCCAGGATTTGTAAAACGGGCTGAGAAAAACCTCAGACGTAAGCAGCGTCAGCTATCTAGAAAAGCAAAAGGCAGTGCTAATCGGGCGAAAGCCAGATTGCTGGTCGCCAAATGCCATGAAAAAGTAGCGAACGCTCGCGCTGATTTTCAGCACAAACTCTCTCGAACTCTCGTTGACGAAAACCAAGCGGTGATAGTCGAGACACTGAAATCAGCCAATATGATGAAAAACCGCAAACTGGCTAAACACATAGCAGATGCCTCATGGCATGGCTTTGTTGTAAAGCTGGAGTACAAAGCCAAAGAGCAAGGTAAGCACCTGGTAAAACTCGATCAGTGGTACGCCAGCTCTAAAACTTGTCATTGTTGCGGTCATAAAACGGAAGATATGCCTTTGTCGGTTCGTCAGTGGGATTGTCCATCTTGTGGCACTACGGATATAGACCGCGACTTAAACGCGGCTCTCAATATCCGTGATAAAGGTATTCTGGAATTAAAGGCGGCTGGACGGTCGTCTCTGCTTATGGAAGCTGCGTAAGTCTCGATACTATCGAGCAATGGCTAACGAAATAAGAAGCATCGCCCGATAGGGCGGTGAGAAGTCACCTGTAACTATAAACGATCCATCGCCTGCAAGGATCGCCCATCGGGTGGCGGAACAAATCTATGGTCTTCTATATGAACGCATCCCGTTTGCAAGACAAAAGTTATTGTGACATTGAAGGTAGATTGCAGCTCTATATTCGGCCTTGTTACAGCTAATACTGTGGGCCTCGATGTAATCCGCTGACCTGCACCTTATTCCCCGAACGAGCTTGACGCTCTGGTGACCATTCAGG
This genomic interval carries:
- a CDS encoding GNAT family N-acetyltransferase, producing MEKVYRWEKEEFVITTDKNMLDISTIHQFLTQSHWAKGINQEVICRSIEHSLTFGLFHHTRQVGFARFITDFTTFGYFCDIFILDSYQGLGLGRWLMTCCMQHPLMSQLRRIMLVTTYASWLYEKVGYLPINKENFVWEIVNPNIYQ
- a CDS encoding pyridoxal phosphate-dependent decarboxylase family protein — protein: MSQLLNHPISTHPYSLNYLPNIGGDNIVHADIDTMLGVLRQMLTTERPAVAAPDNIQKLTQQIEHTVGETITADGIGIDSALKIFVSLLAKQGVPSDHANYLAYIGASPTPSAVLMDSLLSATGMVGSGWIAGAGLIWAENQVLRWLADLVGLSEQAGGCFVTGGTAGNLSALVAARHRFRQRFPQYKQSLLLVAESAHSSIANCAALLDLTMINVACNDEGRVTAAALSAQLALLAAEGKLDNIVAIVATAGATNSGQIDDLEGIGVIAQQRGIWFHVDAAYGGAFLCVPEMQYRFNGIALADSVIIDPHKGLFAPYDCCALLYAHPMGVMPAFVQNASYLDQVNTSHEWNPMHYAFHLTRRARGVPLWFSLAIYGRDAYTRSLARILEITDTLRQRIAQHPELLLIDASSLSIILFKRRSWQPQHYSSWSEYCLEKGIAFIVPSQWQGESVIRLCIMSTRLENAQIDILLESLATYPG